The candidate division KSB1 bacterium DNA window GCGCGCGCCAGCGGATAGATCACCAACGGCGCGATCATCGCCGCGATTTCCGACCAGGCGTTGATGCGCCACCAAAACCAGCGCAGGATCAACATTGCGCCCATGCCGGCGCTGGCGTTGATGATAAATTCCCACGCGCCCGAGATGGTCGTCAGCAGGCGGGTCACCACCAGCGAGATAATCACGATCAGGGCAATGCCAAAGCGGGAGATCAGAACGTAATGCTTCTCGCTCGCCTCCCGTTTGATGAAGCGGCGATAAAAATCATTGATGAGATAAGACGTGCCCCAACTGATCTGCGAGGCAATGGTGGACATGTAAGCCGAGAGGAAAACCGCGATCAGCAAGCCCAACAGGCCGGGCGGCAGATAATCCCGCATGAGTTTGGGATAGAGCAGGCCGGGATCCACCGTGTTCTCGTATTTTTCATAGAACGCCCGAAATTCCGCGGTGTGATAGCCGGGCGCACCGGAGCGCAACAACGCGGGGTCGTGAAATGCCTGCACCGCCTGTTCATAAAGCACGGGGTTCTCCGCCTGCAGGGCCTCGGCATTTTCCGCCCGCGGCAGCAGGAGCAGCGCCGCCAGCGCGACGAGAATCCACGGCCAGGGCCGCACCGTGTAGTGTGCAATATTGAACCACAATGTGGCAAACACGCTTTGCCGCTCGTCGCGGCAGGCCATCATGCGTTGCGCAATGTAACCGCCGCCGCCGGGATCAGCGCCCGGATACCAGCTCGACCACCATTGCACACCGATGTAAGCCAGAAAGGCGCCGATGGTGAGACTGAGTGCGCCGCCAGTGATGCCAGCCGCCGTCACCCCGCCCACGTGCGGAAAAAAGTCCAGCACCTGGGGCGACAGCCTGGCCGTCATGCCGCTCAAGCCCCCGACTTGCGGCAGCCGCACCACCAGCACGGCCAGCACGATGCAACCGAGCATGGCGAAGACGAACTGAAAGCTGTCGGTACGGGCGGTGCCGGGCAGGCCCGAGGTGGCCGCATAAAGCGCGATCAAACCGCCGGTCACTACCACCAGCCAGAAGGGATCACTGCCGGGCAGGGTGACTTTGAAAATCTTCTCCATGGCCTTGTGCACCCACCCCATCACGATGGCATTCATGAACAGACCGAGGTAAAGCGCGCGGAAGCCGCGCAGCACCGCCGCCGGTCTGCCGGAGTAACGCAGTTCGACGAATTCCACGTCGGTCATGATGCCGGCGCGGCGCCAAAGCTTGGCGAAGAAGAAAACCGTGAGCATGCCCCCGATCGCCATGTTCCACCACAGCCAGTTGCCGCCGATGCCGTTGCGCGCCACCAATTCTGTGACGGCCAGCGGCGTGTCGGCGGCGAAGGTGGTGGCCACCATCGCCGTGCCTGCCACATACCAGGGCAGGTTTCTGCCGGAAAGAAAAAAGGCCTCGGTGTTTTGGCCGGCGTGGCGGGAATAGTAGGCCGCAATCACGAGCACCGCCGCCAGCATGACCACGATGACTGTCACATCCAGCCAGTGCAGTGCCGGCATGGTTTTCCTTTCTGCAGGTTGCGGAAACGGCTGGCAGACAACCACCGGTGGCAGCCGGGCCTCGCCAGCCGGCGTTGTTTGAGTGACGGGGATGAAAGTGCGGAATCAATCTGCTGGACGGGAGAGGGAAGGGCCGTGGGCGCGGCGAGCAGTGGGCCCGCTGCCATGCTGGCGGGCCGCGGTTGCTGCCGCACACACCTCATGGCCGCGGGTGGGAAAAGGCGCACGCTCCCGGCTTTGCCGCTGCGAAAGCTGCCGTGTCTTGACTGCAAGGCCATACCCGGTCTGCTGCGCCATCAAATGTGCAATGGGAAATTTCTGAGACACACAAGCGGCTGCTTGTATCAAGCAGCCTGCGGAAAAGATACACTGCCTTTCAGGTTTGTCAAGCACTTTTTTTGAGGTCTTTCGGGGCATCTGTCTTTTGCGGACGGCCACATGCGACAAACAGGGGCGGAGACGATTTTTCGCATGCCTGAATTTTGCACCCAGATTGGCGAGAAATGCCGCTTAAATCGCGACGGCCAACCACCCAGGGGGTGGTGCATAAAAATTTTTCAGGCCACCGTGCGGTCAACTCCGGCAGGAGTGAACTGTTTTTAGTAAAGCGGCATATCGCATTTTCCCAAACCCCGTCAGGAGTGACCTGCTTGGTCCTCCTCAAAAAAACCGCGCCAGATCATGAGAAATTCTACAGGCCATTCCTAACGGAGCTTAAAGACACGCAAGATTTCCATGTCTACAAACAGTTGACTCCTGTCGGAGTTTGGTGAACAAGCCATTTCTTCCGGGCAACGGCAAGCCGGCATGCAAAATTCAGGTTATCATAAAAAGGCCGTGAGAAAAATTTTCTCCCACGAAAATAAAACTCCCGCGAAAAAACATTGCGCGGGCGTTCGTTTTGGTGGGAGGGGAAAACCCGAAGTCTGAGTGGGGAAATCCACCGGCGCGACGCTCGCGAACCGGCTATCTGACCACTTGCAAAGTGCGCGTTTGACTGAAGGTCGGCGTCGCCAGGCGGTAAAAATAGGTTCCGTTCGGGAAGCGCGTCATCTCGAGCGGCACAGAATGATTCCCGGGACCGAGCTCGCCATGATGCTGCAGCAGAAGTTTGCGCCCCATCAGGTCATAGACTTCAAGGGTAACGGGTTCGCGCTGCGACAGGGCAAACCGAATCTCCGTGGCCGCCTGCACGGGGTTGGGATGATTGGGAAACAACACGAATCCCCCGGGCGCAGGCGGGTCAAGCTCCACGCTGGTCTCGATCTCGGGACGAAACTCATGCAAACGCTGCCGCAGACGCTGGATCTCGGCGGCGTAGTCCCGTGAGTTGATGAGGTTGTGCAACTGATATGGGTCGTCGCGCAAATCATACAGCTCCGCGCGATCCCCCTGGTTTTCGACATAAACCAGCTCGCCGGTGTGAATGGCGGCATAGAGCGGGCCGCCGCGCTGCTCGGGCCAGCCTTCGATGAGCAAATCCTCGCGCCAGGAGTGCTCGTTTCGCATCAGTGCCGTCAGAGAGCGGCCGTCGATGCGGGAGGAAATCGGCAAACCGGCCAGCTCGAGCACGGTCGGGGCAATGTCGATGTTCGCCACCAGCCGGCGTTCCACCCGCGGGGAGATCAGCGGCGGGTAGCGCACGGCAAAGGGGATGCGAATCGCTTCTTCATAGACGAACCATTTGCTCACCAGGCGGTGCTCGCCTTCGTGAAAGCCGTTGTCGGAAAGGAAGAACACCACCGTGTTGTCCAGCAGGCCGCGGCGTGCCAGAGTGGCGAGCAGGCTGTCGTTGGCCTGATCGACGGAATACAGACACTGCAACTGCCGGCGGCGGTGCTGGTCGATGCTGCGGGCGGCGCCCCGGGTCAGGCGGGGCAGGGCTTGAATCCAGCGGGGTTTGTCGGAGACATCGGCTTCGTCATAGCTCGGCGGACGGTGCCGCGGCAGATCGGGATAGCGCAGGGTGTCTTCGGGCGCGGGATCAACCGGTGCGTGCGGCGCAGTGTGCGAAAGAAACAGCAGAAACGGCTGCTGCCGGCCGGCCAGGCTGTCCAAAAAAGCCAGGGCATAATCGCGCAGGACATAGGTGACGTACCCCGGGGTGGTTTGCCACACGCCGTTGAAATTGATCACCGGATCGAAGTAAGTCGAATGGCCGGCTTTGCGCGCCGCCCAGAAGTCGAATTCCGGCCGCGGTAATCCGGTGTAGGAGTTCAAATATTTGCCCACGAAACCGGTGTAGTAGCCGGCCTCATGCAGGCGCACCACGAAGGTTTCCTCATGCAACGGATCTTCATTGAGGCGCACGCCGTGCTTGTGCGCATACATGCCGGTGAGAATGCTGGCCCGGCTCGGACAGCACAGCGGCGTGGTGACATAGGCGCGCGTGAAAGTCAGGCCTTCCTCGAAAATCCGCCGTTTCGTTTTGGGCATGAACTCCATCGAATCGAAGCGCTGATCATCGGTGATGATGATCAGAAAATTGGGGCGGCTCGTGCCGGTGGAATCTCCCGCCGGTTGCGCGCCAACCCCGTTGCTGCTCAACAACAGGAGCAGCAGCAGTGACCATTGCCCTGCGACGCAGGCGACGGATGGACGGACAGCTTTCCCTCTCATGTTCAACCCCTTGCTGAAAGACGGTTGGGTGTCATGCGCGGCGTGACGGAGGATGCAGATCCGGCAGGCGGGGCGAGGCAATCTACGGCACGGCCGCAGGTTTCCAGTTTGCTGCTCAAACGTACCAGCAGACCGGAGTGACTGCCGAAGGATATTGCCAGGCGCGATACACAACGCCGGAGACAAGCTGCGGCAACCGGCAACAAGACGGCTGCCAGCAGCCGGGGAGGACGCTTGTCCGGTGGGGCCGGGAGAAATCAGGTGGGAAGACGAGGCGGGGTTGTGCGACCGGCAGCCGCCTGTGCGATCGGCGCCGGCAGCGTTACAGCATGGAAAAATCCCGCACCTGCAAGTAGGCCTGCTTGGGCAACAGCCGGCCATGCACGAGCACACGCTGGTTGTGCCGGGTGGCAGCCTGTTGCATCAGCTCATTGCCTTTGTCATGTGCAATGAGCGTGACAATCCCGCCTTCCGCGGTGCGCAGACCGCAGCGGTGGCTGGCGTCGTGGCCGTGCACAATCTGCAGGGCATCCAGCAGCAGGCAATCAATGCAAATGATTTCGCCTTCGAAACTGGCTTCAATCGCCGGGAAGCGGCTGACGTCAACGCGGGCCGGGGTGCGCATGGCAAAATAAACCAGCACAGCGGGCAGCAACAGCAGCACAACCAGGGTTGCGAGCGCCGGCACGGGCTGCCAGCGGAAGAGCTGGCGCACCTGCCCGCCAAAGCTGTAGCGTGTCGGATAATCCGCCAGAGCCTGCTGCAGCCGGGCCCGCAGCGCCGCAGGCGCCGTCAGCCGGCGGGCATGCTGTTGTACCAGCAGCTTCATTTCTCTTTGCTGCCGGACTTCATGGGCACAGTGCGGGCATTTCGCAATGTGTTCGGCCACTGCGGCGGCGGTGGTCTCGTCCAGCTCCCGGTCGATGAAGGCGGCGGCTTTTGCGATTACCTGCTCACATTGCAAAGTCATGACGCGCCTCGCATGCCAGCATGGTTTCATTCCTGCAACGGTTTCTGCGGCTTGATTGCGCCGGTGCGGCGGGCATACTCTCCCAGATGCTGCTGCAACTGCCGCCGCGCACGCGACAGGCGTGACATCACCGTGCCGATCGGCACGCCCAGGATGCCGGCGATTTCCTTGTAGGAGAATTCTTCGAGGTCGCACAACAGCACGACCATGCGAAATTCAGGGGAGAGCTTTTGCAGGGCGGCGCTCACTTCGTCGCCGAAGAGATCGGCATAGCGCTGCTCGTCGCGAGCGGTGGCAAAAGGATCGGGCCCCTCATCGTCCACCGAAGGGACCGAGTGCAAGTTTTTTTCAAAATCAACCTGCGGCGGCACGCGCTTTTTGCGGCGATACTCGTTGATGAAGACGTTGGTCAGAATGCGAAAGATCCAGGCTTTGAAATTGCTGCCGGCGGCGAACTGGTCGAAGGAACGAAAGGCACGCAGGCAGGTTTCCTGCACCAGATCCTCGGCATCGAAGCGGTGCCGCATCAGGCGCAACGCCAGATTGTACAGAGCGTTCATCTGCGGAAAGGCAAGCGCTTCGAAGCGGCGACGGCGCTCATCCTCCGCCGGTTGTGAACGAAACATGAGATTCCTCACATTATACCAGCCTGCCACCGCGCATGCCTCCGGCGGTTCCAGGATCATTGCGAAGGGGAGAGATGAGGAATCTTTGACAGAAACACATAATCGCGCACCATGGCCGGCATTGGCGGCAGGGCCTCAGGATTGCGGCGAATTGCGCAGCGCCTGCTCCAGCACCTCGCGCAACTGGCCGGCCGAGAGCATGCCCACGAAGTTGTTGACCACGCGACCGGCGCGGTCGATGATAATCGTATGTGGAATGCCGTTGACGTTGTAACGCATCGCGATCTCGGGGGAGCCCACCAGCACGGGATAGGCAATCGGAATGCGCGCCATGAAAGCGGGCACGGCCGCGCGCGGGTCATCATCCAGCGAGATGCCCAGAAATTCCACGCCGCGATCACGATAGCTGGCGTAGACCTCGTTGAAATCCGGAATCTCACGGCGGCAGGGGCCGCACCAGGTCGCCCAAAAATTCACCACCACCACTTTCTCGCCTTCAAAACTGCGCAAGTTCACGGATTCGCCCGTGAGTGTCGGCAGGGTGAAATCCGCGAGTTTCTCGCTTTCCGGCACGGCCGACCGCGCGTTACCGGCGGTCTGTTGTGATTGCGGTTTTTCCCGGCAGGCGTTGAGTGCCATGACCAGAACCAGTATGAGCAGCGCTGCGCTTCCCAGTCTCATGCATCACCTCGATTGGTTATGACAAAATGAACAACAGCGGCGCCGGGCGGAATATTCCCCGTTTCCGCTTCACCGTGTGCGCAACGATAATCAATTATCCGGATTGAAACAACTGGAAATCATGGCCGGCGCGCAAATTCCAACGGGAGTGATCGGCGAATGAGCCCCTCTGTCGGTATGCTCTCGCGCATTGCAGCCGCCCGCCCGCATGTGGCGACGGCACCCACCTCTGCTGCAATTGCCAGGGTTGCCACATCCGGCCGGCGCCAACACCGGCAGGGACAGCTGACACTCTGGGCTCATCTTCACATTTTTTGCAACTAGCCAGGCGGTCAACACGCTGCCGTGCAACCGCGCTTGCTTTTCGCACGGGCCACGCGCCCATTTTCATTCGGAGAAACGTGTCCATGAAACTCAAACCTGTTCGCGCCGCCGCCCTCCTGCTTGCGGTTCTTGTTGCAGGGTGCAATATCTTTTCCCCCTTCAAGCCGGGTGAGCAGAATGATGATCCCGAGGCCCTGCTGGCGCAGGCGCAAGCCGAACTCAGGAACAACAATCCGCAACAGGCACTGGCACTGCTCGAGCGCGCCAAACAGCAGTCACCGCAGACGCCCCTGATCCGCTACTATCATGCGGTCGCAACCATCCGCGCCTACAACGTCAATTTCGACACCTTCATCACCGCGCTGCAGTCCGGCACAGCGGCGCCGGCCGCGGACAAGCAGCGCGGCAACCTGATCGCGGCGGTGAATGACACGCTGCCGTTGTTCGATTTCAGCGAAGCCGAGCTGGCCCGCCTGCTCGCCGTGTTTCATGCCGTGCGGGACGATCTCGAGCCGGTGGTCACGGGGTTGATCAACGGCACCATCAGGCCCGGCGATTTTCCCTTTGCCAATGACGCCTATCTGAGCTGCGGCGTTGCCTCGCTGGTTTACGGCTTCGTGTTGATGCTGGACCAGGATCACAACTACGCCACCGGCTTCCAACTCGATCCGCGCCTTTCCATCAACATGGCGGCGGGCCTCTATCAAGTTGTCATCGAGGACCCGCAGAAAACCGCACAGCAGATTTGCCGGGAGGTCGAGAGCGTCATCCGGACGACCTATCCGCTGCTCGAGCAGGGTTTGGTCTGCCTGTGGTATTACTACAACGATGCCACATTCGGCCGCTTGCCCGTCACGCCGGCACCGGTTCCGCCTGCTGCTTTGCCGGGTAATTTGCGCAACACGCCTGCCGGCCGGTTCTTTCGTGTCGTTTTCGAGGGCTTGAGTGCGCTTTACGGCTTCAAATGCTGATATGTCCAGCTTTTCCCACTTTGACCACATGTTGCGGCGCGCAGCAGGAACCGGCTGGTGCGGTTCCTGCCCCGACGCTCCCCAACACGACCCGCCGCCGCGAGACGGCTCACGGCCCGGCTGGTCTTTGCCAACTTGACCCAATCGCGACGAGCTGTCTACCTATGCGAAACCTCCTGCGCTTCACCGGACTGGCAGTCCTGAGCTGGTTTGCCCATGGCACTGCCCAGGACCTGCCGCGCATGATCGTCTACAACGTGCGCGCGCTCGGTATGGGCGGGGCCGCGGTGGCAGTGGCCGGCCAAGACAATGTCTTCTTTTTCAACCCGGCGCTGCTCACCACCCTGCGATACCCGCGCTTCAATCTGGTCGATTTGAGTCTGCGCATGAACACGCATGTGCTCGACCAGTATCGTTTTTATCAGGATCATCGCGACCAGTTGAACAACATCAATGCGCTGAGCGCCACCGAGCTCAATGCGCTGTATCGTCAGGCGCTCGCTGCCGCGCAGCAGCAGGCCGTCATCGGCGTGGATGGTCCGATGCCCCTTCACTTCCTGTCGCGCCACCTGGGCCTGGGCGTGTTCAGCACCGGCCGGGCCACCTATGAAATTTTTGAAGGGGCCACCAGCATCCCCCTGGTGGATGTCCGCCTGCAGGGCGATGTGCAGGTGATGGCCTTGCTGGCCCACACCTTTCCCGCCGGCCCGCGCGGCCGCGCCGGTGATATCAGCATTGGCGTTTCCGGGAAATACCTGAAACGCTGGCTCACCCGCAAAACCAAAACCATCTCGGGTTTCTCCAGCAACGAAAGCCTGCATTTCTACCGCGGCCAAAGCTTCAGTGTCGATCTCGGCGCCTTTTATCCCTTGAACCGGCGTCTGCATTTCGGCGCAACGATCTACGACCTTTTTGCCACTCCCTTCAAGTGGAATACCAAGGGCGCCACACTGGACAATCCCGTGCCGCCCGACAGGGTTTCACCTTCCTACCGTCTGGGCATGGTCTATCGTCCGGGGATCAAATTCAAAAAGCTGTTTTATGATCTCACACTGGCGCTCGACTTCGACGAGCCTTTTACCGGCGGGAACACCTTCTTCAAGACGGTGCACCTGGGCGCCGAGACGCGATTGACACCATTGCTGGCTGCGCGCACCGGCTTCTATCAAGGCTATCCGGCGGTTGGCCTCGGCCTGAATCTCTACCTCATCCGCGCCGATTATGCCTTTTATGGTGAGGAGATGGGCAAGTTTGCCGGGCAAACCGTGGCGTGGAATCACGCCGTGCGCGTGCAAGTCGGCTTCTGAGGGCGCGTCTCACCCCAACAAAAAAGGCCCGATGCCGCTGCCTGCGGATTGGGCCTTTTTCATTCCGGCATGCCGGTTTATTGGGCTGCCACCGGTTTGCCTTCGGCATTCAACACCACGAGCTCACCGGCATTCAGCTCGCGCAAACCGGCCTCGATCCTGGCAATATCGCCAACCAGCAGCAGCAGCGCCTGGCCGGGGACCGCATATTTCTGCGCCGCGGCATTCACCTCCGCCAGCGTGACTCTGGCTGATTCGTCGCTTTCGCGCTGCAGTTCGGTGATCGGCATGCCGGCCGCCCACAAATCGGCGATTTGGCTGGCAATGCGGCCCTGCGACTCGAATTGCTGGGCATAGCCGCGAATGCGCGCCGCCCTGGCATCTTCGAGCTCCTTCTCAGAAATCGGCCTGGCGCCGGCGAGATTGCGCAATTCTGCCAGAAACTCCGCCACGGACTCCCTGGTCTTGTTGGTTTGTACCCCGCCGCTCGCCCACCAACTGCCGGCCTGCGACAGCAGCGCGAGATTGGAGAAGACACCATAGGAGTAGCCCTTGTCCTCGCGCAAATTCAAATTCAAGCGCGTGCCGAAACCGCCGCCGCCCCACACGGCATCCGCCAGCCGCAGCGCATAGTAGTCCGGCGTCTGGCGGCCGGGTGCCGGCAGAATTTGCGTGATCACGGTTTGCGCCGCATCCTGGCGATCGACCAAATAAATTTTGCCGGCTGCCATCGGCCGGGGCGGGGGAATGCTGACCGATGGCGCGGCGCCGCCACGCCAACTGCCAAAGTGGCGCTGCACCAGCTCGGTGGCCTGCGCCAGCGTGAGGTCACCCACGAAAATCAGTGCGGAGCTGCCCGGCTTCCAATAAGTCTCATGAAACGCCACCAAATCCTCCCGGGTGATCTGCTGCACCGTCGCCGGCAGCATGGCCCGGCCATAGGGATGATCGTGGCCAAAGACCAGCATGCTGCGGAGGCGGGCGGCCAGGGCATTGGGGTTGTTCTCCTGCTGCGCGAGATTGTCGAGCGTGCGCTTCTTTTCGCGGTCAACTTCCGAGGCGGGGAACACCGGCTGGCGTATCACTTCGGCCAGAATGGCGAGCGCAGGATCAACATGGCGGCTGAGCACCTCCAAGCCGAGCTGGCTGGCCTCGCGCGTGGCAAAACCGAACAAGCTGGTGCCGAGATCGCCCAGCGCATCTTCGATCTCCAGCGCTTTTCTGGTCTTCGTGCCCATGTCGATCGTCGCGATGACCATGTTCGCCACACCCTCCTTGCCGGGAGGATCCGCAACATTGCCGGCACGGGTCACAAACGTCACCGCCACCTTGGGCAACTCCGGCCGTTCCACCACAAAAATCTCCATGCCGTTCGCGGCTTTGGCAGTTTTCACTTCCGGCGAACGGAAGGGTTTGTCCACCCCCAGCGCGGGTTGCTGGCTGCGGTCGAGCGCCACTTCCGCAGGCCGGCCGGAAGCTTCGGGATGGAAACGCACCAACAGGCGGTTGCGCGTGTCCAGCCAGGTGGCAACAGCCTGGCGCACCTCATTGACCGTGACACGGCGATAGCGGTTGACGTCGGCTTCGAACTTGTTGGGATCGCCGAGGTAGGTGTTGTATTGATTCAGCAAATCGGCCTTGCCGCCGAAACCGCCGATGCGTTCCAGCCCGGTGACGAAGTTGTATTCCCGCTTGGTTTGCGCGCGCTTCAACTCGGCCGGTGTCGGACCCTCTTTGGCCAGGCGGCTGATCTCGGCGGTCACGATATTCTCGATTTGCTCGAGGTTCACGCCCGGCCGCGCAGTCGCCACCACCGCGAAGAAGCCGGAGATTTCCATGGTATTGTTGAAGGAGAAAACATTGGTGCAAAGCTGCCGGTCATACACCAGCACTTTGTTGAGACGGGCGGACAGGCCGTCCGTCAAAATCGCGGAAGCCAAATCCAGCGGCGCTTCTTCCGGCGAAAAATATTCCGGCACCGGCCAGACCATGTAGGTGCGCGCCTGCGGCACACGATCAAAGGCGGCGACGATCTTTTCACCCTCCAGTCTGGGAATCCAGCGGGTGGGCCGGTCGAGAGCCGGGCCCGGTGGAATGCCGCCGAAGTATTTCTCCACGAGCCGTTTGGCCTCGGCGGGATCGAAATCCCCGGCAATCACCAGGGAGAGATTGTTGGGCGTGTAGTAGGTGCGGAAGAACTCCTTGACGTCTTCGAGCGAGGCCGCGCTCAAATCCTCGTGGCTGCCGATCACCGTCCAGGAGTAGGGATGGCCGGCGGGATGGAGATTCTCCACAATCAGTTTGAAAGCCCGGCCGTAGGGTTGATTCTCCAGCCCCTGGCGCCGTTCGTTCTTCACCACGTCGCGCTGGTTGTCCAGCTTGGCCTGGGTCAGGGCCTCGGGCAAAGTGGCGAGGCGGTCCGATTCCACCCACAACAACAACTCGAGATTGCCGGAGGGCACGGTGGCGAAATAATTGGTGCGATCGTTGTCGGTGGTGCCGTTGACGCCGCCTTCGCGCAGATTGGCGCCCGCCTTTTCGACATAAGTGAAATATTCCTCCGCCGCATTCTTGGAACCCTGAAACATCATGTGCTCGAACAGGTGCGCAAAACCGGTGCGGCCCGGTTTCTCATTCTTCGAGCCCACATGAAACCACTGATTGACATGGACAATCGGCAGCTTGCGGTCCACATGCAGGATCACCTGCAGCCCGTTCGCCAGGGTGTACTTCTCGAACTCGACCCTGGGCATGTCCCCGGTCCCGGGCCGGGGTTGCGCCTGGGCGAGGGCAAACAGCAGCAGCGCGCCGAGCACCAGCCCGCCGCGGCTGTACGAAGAAATTGCCATACACACTCTCCTGAATTCCTGTTTCGGTTGTAAATTTTATTGTGAGACGGCGCTGGTATCAGAATCTTCTCACCTGCGGTGGACGGACACACAGGAAAGGAATCGCAGCCTGCCTTGGGAAAAAAGCGCGCCACCGCCCGCCCGGTGCACCAGACGCCAGCAGCCCGGCATGTTCACCTCTGGTAGGGCACAAAGGTGCTCTGCACCGAGCCGTCATCGCACAAATCCACCAGAGCATAGGCCGGCGGGAATTCCTGATAAGCGCCCTTCCACCAGTTGCCCGAGACTGCGCCATTGCAAAGATATTTGATGCCGAGATATTCGACCTCGTCCTGCAGGTGAATGTGACCGCTCAGGCAAAGTTTGATGTTGGCATGCTGTGTGAAGAGATCTTTGAGGCGCCGGGCATCCAGGTGCATCCACGCGGCCGGCACCCGCCACTCGCCGCTGGCTTCATTGTCGCCGTCGAAAAAAGCGCAGAAGCAAATGATGGGGATGTGGGACAGAACACAGACGGGAGTCGTGGCGGGCGTGCGGCGCAAATCTTCGGCAAGCCATTCGAACTGCGCCTCATCGAGACGGGCGAGGTAGCCGGTGGGCGCGGGATGCGTGCTGTCGAGCACGATGAAATGCCAGCCGGCGCGATCGAAGCTGTAGTAGCGTGCGCGCAGGCCGAGTTCCTCCATCACCCATTGCTTGCCATACAACCGGTCGCTGCCGAGTGTGGCGTCAGCGGACTTCCAGCCCCAGACGTCATGATTGCCGATGCAGTGCACCACGGGCAGCGAACATTCGTTGCGCAGCACCTCCTGCCAGATCCGCCATTGC harbors:
- a CDS encoding Na+:solute symporter yields the protein MPALHWLDVTVIVVMLAAVLVIAAYYSRHAGQNTEAFFLSGRNLPWYVAGTAMVATTFAADTPLAVTELVARNGIGGNWLWWNMAIGGMLTVFFFAKLWRRAGIMTDVEFVELRYSGRPAAVLRGFRALYLGLFMNAIVMGWVHKAMEKIFKVTLPGSDPFWLVVVTGGLIALYAATSGLPGTARTDSFQFVFAMLGCIVLAVLVVRLPQVGGLSGMTARLSPQVLDFFPHVGGVTAAGITGGALSLTIGAFLAYIGVQWWSSWYPGADPGGGGYIAQRMMACRDERQSVFATLWFNIAHYTVRPWPWILVALAALLLLPRAENAEALQAENPVLYEQAVQAFHDPALLRSGAPGYHTAEFRAFYEKYENTVDPGLLYPKLMRDYLPPGLLGLLIAVFLSAYMSTIASQISWGTSYLINDFYRRFIKREASEKHYVLISRFGIALIVIISLVVTRLLTTISGAWEFIINASAGMGAMLILRWFWWRINAWSEIAAMIAPLVIYPLARAWGLQPPLTLYPVVLGTTLLWLLVTFLTPPVEREVLRQFYRKVHPGGRGWKPIADQLPDVKSDGGFGRLFVCWISGVALIYGVLFGLGSLLFGKFLMTLLFFAIAAAAVFIISKSLKRISFETAT
- a CDS encoding sulfatase-like hydrolase/transferase — encoded protein: MRGKAVRPSVACVAGQWSLLLLLLLSSNGVGAQPAGDSTGTSRPNFLIIITDDQRFDSMEFMPKTKRRIFEEGLTFTRAYVTTPLCCPSRASILTGMYAHKHGVRLNEDPLHEETFVVRLHEAGYYTGFVGKYLNSYTGLPRPEFDFWAARKAGHSTYFDPVINFNGVWQTTPGYVTYVLRDYALAFLDSLAGRQQPFLLFLSHTAPHAPVDPAPEDTLRYPDLPRHRPPSYDEADVSDKPRWIQALPRLTRGAARSIDQHRRRQLQCLYSVDQANDSLLATLARRGLLDNTVVFFLSDNGFHEGEHRLVSKWFVYEEAIRIPFAVRYPPLISPRVERRLVANIDIAPTVLELAGLPISSRIDGRSLTALMRNEHSWREDLLIEGWPEQRGGPLYAAIHTGELVYVENQGDRAELYDLRDDPYQLHNLINSRDYAAEIQRLRQRLHEFRPEIETSVELDPPAPGGFVLFPNHPNPVQAATEIRFALSQREPVTLEVYDLMGRKLLLQHHGELGPGNHSVPLEMTRFPNGTYFYRLATPTFSQTRTLQVVR
- a CDS encoding zf-HC2 domain-containing protein, which translates into the protein MTLQCEQVIAKAAAFIDRELDETTAAAVAEHIAKCPHCAHEVRQQREMKLLVQQHARRLTAPAALRARLQQALADYPTRYSFGGQVRQLFRWQPVPALATLVVLLLLPAVLVYFAMRTPARVDVSRFPAIEASFEGEIICIDCLLLDALQIVHGHDASHRCGLRTAEGGIVTLIAHDKGNELMQQAATRHNQRVLVHGRLLPKQAYLQVRDFSML
- a CDS encoding sigma-70 family RNA polymerase sigma factor, whose protein sequence is MFRSQPAEDERRRRFEALAFPQMNALYNLALRLMRHRFDAEDLVQETCLRAFRSFDQFAAGSNFKAWIFRILTNVFINEYRRKKRVPPQVDFEKNLHSVPSVDDEGPDPFATARDEQRYADLFGDEVSAALQKLSPEFRMVVLLCDLEEFSYKEIAGILGVPIGTVMSRLSRARRQLQQHLGEYARRTGAIKPQKPLQE
- a CDS encoding TlpA family protein disulfide reductase, whose protein sequence is MRLGSAALLILVLVMALNACREKPQSQQTAGNARSAVPESEKLADFTLPTLTGESVNLRSFEGEKVVVVNFWATWCGPCRREIPDFNEVYASYRDRGVEFLGISLDDDPRAAVPAFMARIPIAYPVLVGSPEIAMRYNVNGIPHTIIIDRAGRVVNNFVGMLSAGQLREVLEQALRNSPQS
- a CDS encoding insulinase family protein, coding for MAISSYSRGGLVLGALLLFALAQAQPRPGTGDMPRVEFEKYTLANGLQVILHVDRKLPIVHVNQWFHVGSKNEKPGRTGFAHLFEHMMFQGSKNAAEEYFTYVEKAGANLREGGVNGTTDNDRTNYFATVPSGNLELLLWVESDRLATLPEALTQAKLDNQRDVVKNERRQGLENQPYGRAFKLIVENLHPAGHPYSWTVIGSHEDLSAASLEDVKEFFRTYYTPNNLSLVIAGDFDPAEAKRLVEKYFGGIPPGPALDRPTRWIPRLEGEKIVAAFDRVPQARTYMVWPVPEYFSPEEAPLDLASAILTDGLSARLNKVLVYDRQLCTNVFSFNNTMEISGFFAVVATARPGVNLEQIENIVTAEISRLAKEGPTPAELKRAQTKREYNFVTGLERIGGFGGKADLLNQYNTYLGDPNKFEADVNRYRRVTVNEVRQAVATWLDTRNRLLVRFHPEASGRPAEVALDRSQQPALGVDKPFRSPEVKTAKAANGMEIFVVERPELPKVAVTFVTRAGNVADPPGKEGVANMVIATIDMGTKTRKALEIEDALGDLGTSLFGFATREASQLGLEVLSRHVDPALAILAEVIRQPVFPASEVDREKKRTLDNLAQQENNPNALAARLRSMLVFGHDHPYGRAMLPATVQQITREDLVAFHETYWKPGSSALIFVGDLTLAQATELVQRHFGSWRGGAAPSVSIPPPRPMAAGKIYLVDRQDAAQTVITQILPAPGRQTPDYYALRLADAVWGGGGFGTRLNLNLREDKGYSYGVFSNLALLSQAGSWWASGGVQTNKTRESVAEFLAELRNLAGARPISEKELEDARAARIRGYAQQFESQGRIASQIADLWAAGMPITELQRESDESARVTLAEVNAAAQKYAVPGQALLLLVGDIARIEAGLRELNAGELVVLNAEGKPVAAQ